Proteins from a single region of Candidatus Rubrimentiphilum sp.:
- a CDS encoding multicopper oxidase domain-containing protein, producing MAKPFFGFARAVGVTVALIAVAGSSVSASKLVRQKPLNALRIPQFVENLPDFSVLGRVNGDVPYRVRFEAFQQKILPSSFYATLAAPYSGGTAVYGYGIDQGTKHYPASPIKGLYPGYTVVVTRGHGAFADYRNNLSSNLARTLTIDQSIDWANPAHSPMSTRGMGNATPYLGAIPAVTHLHGAEDPSAFDGNPNSWFTPGVKARGPGFSTNVYGYPNTQEPTTLWFHDHTLGTTRLNVYAGMEAFYLIRGNGDDGVPGARKLPAGRQEVELVLQDRQFDTNGQLLFPDGYPSGLDGPLQNPKLHPYWMPEFFGDVITVNGKSWPKFNVAAKRYRLRLLDGANDRFFNLQFCVTTCETKAPFYVIGNDGGLLDKPVKIDHLLFSPGERYDIIVDFAAYRGKAITVRNDAVTPYPSKFAKFTPALQGQVMRFIVSPSAAADVSYNPASGAPLRGAGSSVAPGLAKIVRLPGTRGGLPLSSPIADGKKVQVYRQLTLNPIFGSGGCHWPGAGNGDVINTMLLNNTKFSAKATEKPRVGSTEVWDIIDLSNDDHPIHVHLVQFQVIGRIPFDLAAYGPAYYAAFGHGRCNPESGPPRPYNVPNSAGALGGNPDVTKFFLKRTLPYCMDDGTVDGTNGPARLEEGGWKDTVIASCGHVTRVVVRFTPQDLPAVANGRAIDYTGQNKFPFDPTQGPGYIWHCHFIDHEDNEMMRPMIVVK from the coding sequence ATGGCCAAGCCTTTTTTTGGTTTTGCGCGTGCAGTGGGAGTCACCGTCGCGTTGATCGCGGTCGCCGGTTCGAGTGTTTCGGCGAGCAAACTGGTCCGCCAGAAACCGCTGAACGCCTTGCGAATCCCGCAATTCGTTGAGAACCTGCCGGATTTTTCCGTCCTCGGGCGAGTGAACGGCGACGTGCCCTACCGGGTGAGGTTTGAAGCGTTCCAGCAGAAAATTCTGCCGTCTTCATTTTATGCGACATTGGCGGCGCCGTATTCCGGCGGCACCGCGGTCTACGGCTACGGAATAGATCAAGGTACGAAGCACTATCCGGCGTCGCCGATCAAGGGCCTGTATCCCGGATACACCGTCGTTGTAACGCGAGGTCATGGCGCCTTCGCGGATTACCGGAACAACCTGAGTTCGAACCTCGCTCGAACGCTGACCATCGATCAAAGTATCGATTGGGCGAACCCGGCACACTCGCCGATGTCGACGCGCGGCATGGGAAACGCCACGCCTTATCTCGGCGCGATTCCGGCCGTCACGCATTTGCACGGCGCCGAGGATCCTTCGGCTTTCGACGGCAACCCGAACTCGTGGTTCACGCCGGGAGTGAAGGCCCGCGGCCCCGGGTTTAGCACCAACGTTTACGGTTATCCCAACACCCAAGAACCGACGACGCTGTGGTTCCACGACCACACGCTCGGCACGACCCGGCTGAATGTTTACGCCGGCATGGAAGCCTTCTATTTGATCCGCGGCAACGGCGACGACGGCGTCCCGGGCGCGCGCAAACTTCCGGCCGGACGGCAAGAAGTCGAACTCGTTCTGCAAGACCGCCAGTTTGACACGAACGGCCAGCTCCTGTTCCCGGACGGCTATCCTTCGGGTTTGGACGGACCGCTGCAAAATCCGAAGCTGCATCCGTACTGGATGCCGGAATTTTTCGGCGACGTCATCACGGTCAACGGCAAAAGTTGGCCCAAGTTCAACGTTGCCGCGAAGCGCTACCGGCTGCGCCTTTTAGACGGCGCGAACGATCGTTTCTTCAACCTGCAGTTTTGCGTGACTACCTGCGAGACCAAAGCGCCGTTCTACGTAATCGGCAACGATGGCGGTCTGCTCGACAAACCGGTGAAGATCGATCATCTGCTGTTTTCGCCCGGCGAACGGTATGACATAATCGTCGATTTTGCCGCGTACCGCGGAAAAGCCATTACGGTCCGCAACGACGCCGTTACGCCGTATCCCAGCAAGTTTGCAAAATTCACGCCCGCACTGCAAGGCCAGGTGATGCGATTCATCGTCTCGCCGAGCGCTGCGGCCGACGTAAGCTACAATCCGGCTAGCGGTGCGCCGTTGCGCGGTGCGGGCAGCAGCGTAGCTCCGGGGCTGGCGAAGATCGTCCGGTTGCCCGGAACGAGAGGCGGTTTGCCGCTGAGCTCGCCGATTGCGGACGGAAAGAAGGTTCAAGTCTACCGTCAACTGACGCTGAATCCGATCTTTGGATCGGGCGGCTGTCACTGGCCCGGCGCAGGCAACGGCGACGTCATCAACACCATGCTGCTGAACAACACGAAGTTTAGCGCCAAGGCGACGGAGAAGCCGCGCGTGGGATCGACGGAAGTCTGGGACATCATCGACTTGAGCAACGACGACCACCCGATCCACGTGCACTTGGTGCAATTTCAAGTCATCGGCCGGATTCCGTTCGATCTGGCCGCGTACGGCCCCGCCTACTACGCGGCGTTTGGACACGGCCGGTGCAATCCCGAGTCCGGTCCGCCAAGACCGTACAATGTCCCGAATAGCGCCGGCGCCCTCGGCGGAAATCCTGACGTCACAAAGTTTTTCCTAAAGAGGACGCTGCCGTATTGTATGGACGACGGCACCGTGGATGGCACGAACGGACCGGCGAGACTTGAAGAGGGTGGCTGGAAAGACACCGTTATTGCTTCTTGCGGTCACGTGACGCGCGTTGTCGTACGCTTCACGCCGCAGGATCTGCCGGCGGTTGCCAACGGGAGAGCCATCGACTATACGGGGCAAAACAAATTCCCATTTGATCCGACCCAAGGGCCAGGTTACATTTGGCACTGTCATTTTATCGACCACGAAGATAATGAGATGATGCGCCCGATGATCGTTGTGAAGTGA
- a CDS encoding antibiotic biosynthesis monooxygenase has translation MNGGESSAHFLVAAEPRTAAASDFAQWASRLQKAMLAFKGGLSCEFWPPAPPDQEEWVATMRFESVDALRAWRTSETFRGLIAEAEPLVEDGHVTQLVGGAATEFYVQNSATEVIVTELKPGKEAEYRDWAKRTDEMEGTFPGFRGSYVQAPEPGDNVWTTLLRFDTVDKLNAWLNSPQRAALLKESEGLTNRVLVHRVDTSFPGWVPKDPVTGKSPPDWKTAILVVMVLFPIVMLELKFLSPHLRVLNSALATLIGNSISVALVTYPLMPLAIKAFRWWLFPDGRPSWVGLAGPLAAALIFAIELAVFWRLL, from the coding sequence GTGAACGGCGGCGAGAGCAGCGCGCACTTTTTGGTAGCCGCAGAGCCGCGCACGGCCGCCGCAAGCGACTTTGCGCAATGGGCGTCGCGGCTGCAGAAAGCGATGCTGGCGTTCAAAGGCGGTCTAAGCTGCGAGTTTTGGCCGCCGGCGCCGCCCGACCAAGAAGAGTGGGTTGCGACCATGCGCTTCGAATCGGTCGATGCGTTACGCGCGTGGCGGACTTCCGAAACATTCCGTGGGCTGATTGCCGAGGCCGAACCTCTGGTTGAAGACGGCCACGTTACGCAACTCGTCGGCGGCGCCGCCACCGAGTTCTACGTGCAGAACAGCGCGACCGAGGTGATCGTCACCGAGCTCAAACCCGGAAAGGAAGCGGAGTATCGCGATTGGGCCAAGCGCACCGATGAAATGGAAGGCACGTTCCCCGGCTTCCGCGGCTCCTACGTGCAAGCGCCGGAGCCCGGCGACAACGTGTGGACGACCCTGTTGCGCTTCGACACCGTCGACAAACTCAACGCCTGGCTCAACTCGCCGCAGCGTGCAGCACTGTTAAAAGAGTCCGAGGGCCTCACCAACCGCGTGCTCGTGCACCGCGTCGACACGTCGTTCCCGGGTTGGGTACCGAAGGATCCGGTTACCGGAAAATCACCGCCCGATTGGAAGACGGCGATCCTTGTCGTGATGGTGCTGTTTCCAATCGTCATGCTCGAGCTGAAATTTCTTTCGCCGCATTTACGTGTTTTGAACTCTGCCCTCGCAACGCTGATCGGCAACTCGATCAGTGTCGCCCTCGTCACCTATCCGTTGATGCCGCTGGCGATCAAGGCGTTTCGCTGGTGGCTCTTTCCTGACGGCCGGCCAAGCTGGGTGGGCCTTGCGGGACCGCTCGCGGCAGCGCTTATCTTCGCTATCGAACTCGCTGTGTTCTGGCGCCTTCTATAA
- a CDS encoding FAD binding domain-containing protein: MNLNTVNDIKRPKSADEIRQWRDGFAWLAGGTWLFSEQQIHVDTLIDLHTLQWPSLTTTKDGLEIAATCRIAELYAFEPPKEWAAGALIGECCRSFLSSFKIWNEATVGGNICMSLPASPMVSLAVALEGVLTLWPRDGAPREVLASNFVTGNHANVLAPGELLRSIRLPAEALSKRFAFRRSSLTHLGRSAVLLVGTRAPAGDLILTISAATAHPVQLRFKGNPSVAELRNAIDAGVPDSLWFDDVHGSPAHRKHLSYHFGEEIRKELE; encoded by the coding sequence ATGAACCTCAATACCGTCAACGATATCAAGCGGCCCAAATCGGCGGATGAAATCCGTCAGTGGCGCGACGGCTTTGCGTGGCTGGCCGGCGGAACCTGGCTTTTCTCCGAGCAGCAGATTCATGTGGACACGTTAATCGATCTGCACACGCTGCAATGGCCGTCGCTTACCACCACGAAAGACGGGCTCGAGATTGCGGCGACCTGCCGCATCGCGGAATTGTACGCGTTCGAACCGCCGAAGGAGTGGGCGGCAGGCGCGCTGATCGGCGAGTGTTGCCGCTCGTTTTTGTCGTCGTTCAAAATCTGGAATGAAGCCACAGTAGGCGGCAACATCTGCATGTCGCTGCCGGCCAGTCCGATGGTGTCGCTGGCCGTTGCGCTCGAGGGAGTTCTCACGCTGTGGCCGCGCGACGGCGCGCCGCGCGAGGTGCTTGCATCGAACTTCGTGACGGGAAATCACGCCAACGTGCTTGCACCAGGCGAGCTCCTGCGCAGCATTCGGCTGCCCGCGGAAGCCCTTTCGAAACGTTTCGCATTTCGCCGTTCGTCGTTGACACATTTGGGACGTTCGGCGGTGTTGCTGGTTGGAACGCGCGCGCCGGCCGGCGATTTGATCTTGACGATTTCCGCCGCGACCGCACATCCCGTGCAGTTGCGCTTCAAAGGCAATCCGTCGGTAGCCGAACTCCGCAATGCCATCGACGCCGGCGTTCCCGATTCGTTGTGGTTTGACGACGTGCACGGTTCGCCGGCGCACCGCAAGCATTTGAGCTACCATTTCGGTGAAGAGATTCGTAAGGAGCTGGAGTAA
- a CDS encoding molybdopterin-dependent oxidoreductase: MKLKVNGKEFSASPAPGECLRMFLRDLGHFSVKKGCDAGDCGACTVWVDEKPVHSCLYPAFRADGRDVTTLEGLAHDGKLHPMQQAFLDAQAFQCGYCTAGMIMTGAALTDEQKKDLPHALKGNLCRCTGYGSIRDAFDGKTNIETDGAGKSSGTSVRNPFAEAIVTGHARYTTDLPLPEGTLHLKVLRSPHAFAKIVSIDSSKAMAVPGVVAVYTWEDVPRKLYTTAIHEDNRVDPDDTYVLDNVARFAGQRIAAVVAETEGAAEEGCRKLEVTFDVLTPVFDPEEAMVPGAPALHDRGGDTHILHPEKNIFVEIHGEVGSVAEGFAQADAIYEGDYDAPRQQHVHLETMQSLAWRSEDGRLHVRTSSQGPFIVKGKLCYLFGILPADLHVFTERVGGGFGGKQDMMSEDLTLFAAMKTGRPVKWEFTREEQFIGATTRHPMKVHVKLGAKSDGTLTAIQYRIVSNTGAYGNHGGETLANGMSGPWAIYRCPNKKGDGYAVYTNLQCGGGFRGYGTTQPTFAMESAMDELADLLKIDPIEMRRKNVVGPSDKMEAFSKESSDLTMGSYGLDQCIDAIEKALASGRGLKKPAGDDWLEGSGTAISMLDCVPPTEQRSGSEVSLLADGGYHFTVGSVEIGNGLVTAQQQVVAQVMNCPASRVSLINADTDKTPYDSGTFASVGMMVPTKAVENAARALHDKIVSYAALSTKTKPEDCRIEDTVVVCGKRRVPLTELYASAEKDGEELSAFRKAYGSPRTVAFMAYGVRLAVHRITGEIQILFSAEAVDTGTVMNPNQLRGQCIGGVVQGIGYALQEKMVYNENGGVINAQLRNYRIPAFADAPVTEVFFADTYDAIGPLGSKSIAENTINPVAPAIGNALKAATGVRFTALPFTEDRIFAKLQDVEKATVPA; the protein is encoded by the coding sequence ATGAAACTCAAGGTCAACGGCAAAGAGTTCTCCGCCTCTCCCGCGCCGGGTGAATGTCTGCGCATGTTCTTGCGCGACCTTGGCCACTTCAGCGTCAAGAAAGGGTGCGATGCGGGCGACTGCGGCGCGTGCACCGTGTGGGTGGACGAAAAACCTGTGCACAGCTGCCTCTATCCGGCTTTCCGCGCGGACGGGCGCGACGTTACGACGCTCGAGGGACTGGCACACGACGGCAAACTGCATCCGATGCAGCAGGCGTTTCTGGATGCCCAAGCGTTTCAGTGCGGTTACTGCACCGCCGGCATGATCATGACGGGTGCGGCCCTGACGGACGAGCAGAAAAAAGATCTGCCTCACGCGCTTAAGGGCAATCTCTGCCGCTGCACGGGTTACGGCTCGATCCGAGATGCGTTTGACGGGAAGACGAACATCGAGACCGACGGCGCGGGAAAGTCGAGCGGAACCAGCGTGCGCAATCCGTTCGCGGAAGCTATCGTTACGGGCCACGCGCGCTATACAACCGACCTTCCGTTGCCCGAGGGAACGCTGCATCTCAAGGTGCTGCGTTCGCCGCACGCGTTCGCGAAGATCGTTTCGATCGATAGCAGCAAGGCGATGGCCGTGCCGGGTGTCGTGGCGGTTTATACCTGGGAAGACGTTCCGCGTAAGTTGTACACGACGGCGATACACGAGGATAATCGCGTCGATCCCGACGATACGTACGTGCTCGACAACGTCGCGCGTTTCGCGGGTCAGCGGATCGCCGCGGTCGTCGCTGAAACGGAAGGCGCGGCCGAAGAAGGCTGCCGCAAACTCGAGGTGACCTTCGACGTCCTGACTCCGGTTTTTGATCCGGAGGAAGCGATGGTTCCCGGTGCGCCGGCGCTGCATGACCGCGGCGGCGACACGCACATCTTGCATCCCGAAAAAAATATTTTTGTCGAGATTCACGGCGAAGTCGGCAGCGTCGCCGAGGGCTTCGCGCAGGCTGACGCAATCTACGAGGGCGACTACGACGCGCCGCGTCAGCAGCACGTCCACCTCGAAACGATGCAGTCGCTGGCCTGGCGCAGCGAAGACGGACGCTTACACGTGCGCACCAGCTCGCAAGGGCCGTTCATCGTGAAGGGCAAGCTCTGCTATCTCTTCGGCATCTTGCCGGCGGATCTGCACGTCTTCACCGAACGCGTGGGCGGCGGCTTTGGCGGCAAGCAAGACATGATGAGCGAAGATCTCACGCTCTTTGCCGCGATGAAGACCGGACGTCCGGTGAAATGGGAGTTCACGCGCGAAGAGCAGTTCATCGGCGCGACGACGCGCCACCCGATGAAAGTTCACGTGAAACTCGGCGCCAAGAGCGACGGAACGCTGACGGCGATTCAGTATCGCATCGTCTCCAACACAGGCGCGTACGGAAATCACGGCGGCGAAACACTGGCCAACGGCATGTCCGGTCCGTGGGCTATCTATAGATGCCCGAATAAAAAGGGCGACGGCTACGCGGTCTATACGAATCTGCAGTGCGGCGGCGGCTTCCGCGGATACGGCACGACGCAGCCGACCTTTGCGATGGAGTCGGCGATGGACGAACTCGCCGATCTCTTGAAGATCGATCCGATCGAGATGCGCCGGAAGAACGTCGTCGGGCCGTCCGACAAGATGGAGGCGTTCTCGAAAGAGTCGTCCGACCTCACGATGGGCAGTTACGGGCTGGACCAATGTATCGACGCGATCGAAAAGGCGTTGGCCAGCGGGCGCGGCCTGAAGAAGCCGGCGGGCGACGATTGGCTCGAGGGAAGCGGAACAGCGATCTCCATGCTGGATTGCGTGCCGCCGACCGAGCAGCGATCGGGCTCGGAAGTTTCACTCCTGGCGGACGGAGGCTATCATTTCACGGTCGGTTCGGTAGAGATCGGGAACGGGTTGGTGACGGCGCAGCAGCAAGTCGTGGCGCAGGTCATGAATTGTCCGGCTTCGCGTGTCTCGCTCATCAATGCGGACACCGACAAGACGCCGTACGACAGCGGCACGTTCGCGAGCGTCGGCATGATGGTGCCGACCAAGGCCGTGGAAAACGCCGCGCGCGCGCTGCACGACAAGATCGTGTCATACGCCGCCCTATCGACGAAAACCAAACCTGAAGACTGCCGGATCGAGGACACGGTAGTGGTGTGCGGCAAACGCCGTGTGCCGCTCACGGAGTTGTATGCGTCGGCCGAAAAGGACGGCGAAGAACTTTCCGCGTTTCGCAAAGCGTACGGCTCTCCGCGGACGGTGGCATTTATGGCGTACGGTGTGCGGCTAGCAGTGCACCGCATCACCGGCGAGATTCAGATTTTGTTCAGCGCCGAAGCGGTGGACACCGGCACCGTCATGAATCCGAACCAGCTGCGCGGTCAATGCATCGGCGGCGTGGTGCAAGGCATCGGCTACGCGCTTCAAGAGAAGATGGTCTACAACGAGAACGGCGGCGTGATCAATGCGCAACTGCGCAACTACCGCATTCCGGCCTTTGCCGACGCTCCGGTCACTGAAGTCTTCTTTGCCGACACGTACGATGCCATCGGACCGCTGGGCTCAAAATCGATCGCCGAAAATACGATCAATCCGGTCGCGCCGGCTATCGGCAATGCACTCAAGGCGGCCACGGGCGTGCGCTTCACCGCGCTGCCGTTTACGGAAGACCGTATTTTCGCGAAACTGCAAGACGTCGAGAAGGCAACCGTACCGGCTTAA
- a CDS encoding TIM barrel protein has product MALELGLCSVTFRKLDYANVLELATSARVRGIEWGADIHVPAGDAERAKAVKAESAACGITVASYGSYVEAGVTSNEAFADVLATASALGAPNIRIWAGRRGIASTDVTARDRAKCVAALRAFAFAAAKASVTLSLEFHRETLTDSLDSTLRLLDETADPNVFTYWQPAYWQPERNNTAAAIAELEALRPRLSHLHIFNWGPERERLPLQAAETFWQPVLDRVCAWNDSSRYAFLEFVREDDPAAFIEDAATLRNWLE; this is encoded by the coding sequence ATGGCCCTGGAGCTGGGGCTCTGTTCCGTCACGTTCCGCAAACTTGATTATGCGAACGTTCTCGAACTTGCAACCAGCGCCCGCGTGCGCGGCATCGAGTGGGGCGCCGACATTCACGTGCCGGCCGGCGATGCAGAACGCGCGAAAGCAGTTAAAGCTGAAAGCGCCGCCTGCGGAATCACCGTTGCTTCGTATGGGAGCTACGTCGAAGCCGGGGTCACTTCGAACGAAGCGTTCGCGGATGTCCTCGCAACCGCGTCGGCGCTCGGCGCGCCAAACATTCGTATTTGGGCCGGCCGCCGCGGCATTGCTTCCACCGACGTCACTGCCCGAGATCGCGCGAAGTGCGTCGCGGCCTTGCGCGCATTCGCGTTCGCGGCCGCAAAAGCAAGCGTAACGCTTTCGCTCGAGTTTCATCGCGAAACACTCACCGATTCACTCGATTCAACGTTACGGCTGCTGGACGAAACGGCCGATCCGAACGTCTTTACCTATTGGCAGCCCGCTTATTGGCAACCCGAGAGGAACAACACCGCAGCTGCAATTGCGGAGCTCGAAGCGCTTCGGCCGCGCCTTTCGCATCTGCACATCTTCAACTGGGGTCCCGAACGCGAACGCCTGCCGCTACAAGCCGCGGAGACTTTTTGGCAACCGGTGCTCGACCGGGTTTGCGCCTGGAACGACAGTTCCCGATATGCGTTCCTTGAGTTCGTACGAGAGGACGATCCAGCCGCTTTCATTGAAGACGCGGCTACTTTGCGCAACTGGCTCGAATAG
- a CDS encoding hydroxyacid dehydrogenase, with amino-acid sequence MSASRRPKTLLAFSPARNPDTIAPEQRARLESLVTLQLPDPVEHFDDARAVLAQTEVLITGWGAPRVDRATLERMPALRLIAHLAGSVKNILDAAVWQRGILVTSAAEANADPVAEYTLAAIILMNKRALKLRDAYRESHVWPRPLRDHAPGLGNYRKTIGIIGASRVGRKVIALLKQFAFDILLYDPYVDKAEAERLGARKVELDALLAKSDVVSIHAPETHETYRMIDARGLASMKSGAILINTARGSLVDTEALAAVLSQGRIDAVLDVTDPEPLPGDSPLYSLPNVLLTPHIAGAAGAETHRLTETILEEIDRYAHGLPLAHGIDAAALEHLA; translated from the coding sequence GTGAGCGCATCGCGACGCCCAAAAACACTGCTCGCCTTCTCGCCGGCGCGTAACCCGGACACGATCGCGCCCGAACAGCGCGCTCGCCTCGAATCGCTCGTCACCCTGCAGTTGCCGGATCCGGTCGAGCACTTCGATGACGCGCGCGCCGTGCTAGCGCAAACCGAGGTGCTGATCACCGGCTGGGGCGCGCCGCGCGTCGATCGCGCGACGCTTGAGCGCATGCCGGCGCTGCGCTTGATCGCGCATCTGGCCGGAAGCGTCAAGAACATTCTCGACGCCGCGGTTTGGCAGCGCGGCATTCTCGTGACGAGCGCAGCCGAAGCCAACGCCGATCCGGTCGCCGAGTACACGCTCGCAGCGATCATCTTGATGAACAAGCGGGCGCTCAAACTGCGCGACGCGTATCGCGAGTCTCACGTGTGGCCGCGGCCTTTGCGCGATCATGCGCCGGGCCTCGGAAACTACCGCAAGACAATCGGCATTATCGGCGCGTCGCGCGTGGGGCGCAAAGTGATCGCGTTGCTCAAACAGTTTGCGTTCGATATTCTCTTATACGACCCATACGTAGACAAGGCCGAAGCGGAACGCCTGGGAGCACGCAAGGTAGAGCTGGACGCACTGCTTGCCAAGTCTGATGTCGTTTCAATTCACGCACCGGAAACACACGAGACGTACCGGATGATCGACGCCCGCGGCTTGGCCTCGATGAAATCGGGCGCGATCTTGATCAATACGGCGCGGGGGTCGCTCGTGGATACGGAAGCGCTTGCTGCAGTCCTTTCGCAAGGCCGCATCGATGCGGTGCTCGACGTAACGGATCCCGAACCGCTGCCCGGCGATTCGCCGCTCTACTCGCTGCCGAACGTTTTGCTTACACCGCATATCGCCGGCGCGGCCGGGGCCGAGACCCACCGGCTAACGGAAACGATTCTCGAGGAGATCGATCGCTACGCGCACGGACTGCCGCTCGCACACGGCATTGATGCCGCCGCGCTAGAGCACCTCGCATAA
- a CDS encoding EamA family transporter produces MATVGAIGNVTGEVFRKQMMLRYSATAVTFAYRTISTILIALVGWWFFTHGHPEHITNIGVFAAYILVLTAFLGYASWAHLKAFQLSAMSTTAPLLSFIPVFTLFVAWFTLHEVPMYTSLIGIILVVAGTFAIHVDLVSRGWLEPLKAVVKDPGSRYMMSVALLYGISGPIEKKIVLMSGPFTEGTWYAFGTALLFLIIALARKDNPLTPYVKAPLTTLWLSLSDSIVLVSQYAAYAVMPVVINAALRRTGTLIVVLLGWLVFKERGVGRKLLGSAIMAVGALIIYLKNLSIEQALVIAFVGLGILVPVAIRMRNVTPPPEEMAGA; encoded by the coding sequence ATGGCGACGGTCGGAGCCATCGGAAACGTCACCGGCGAGGTCTTCCGCAAGCAGATGATGCTGCGGTACAGCGCAACGGCCGTCACCTTCGCCTACAGGACCATCTCGACGATCCTGATCGCGTTAGTCGGCTGGTGGTTTTTTACGCACGGACATCCCGAGCACATCACCAACATCGGTGTGTTCGCAGCTTATATCCTCGTGCTCACCGCATTTCTAGGCTACGCGTCGTGGGCGCACCTCAAAGCGTTCCAGTTATCGGCCATGTCGACAACCGCACCATTGCTCTCATTCATCCCGGTCTTCACGCTGTTCGTCGCTTGGTTCACGCTGCACGAAGTCCCAATGTACACCAGCCTAATCGGCATCATTCTGGTGGTGGCCGGCACGTTTGCCATTCACGTCGACCTGGTCTCAAGAGGTTGGCTGGAGCCGCTCAAGGCTGTCGTCAAAGATCCGGGAAGCCGCTACATGATGTCGGTCGCGTTGCTGTACGGCATCTCCGGACCAATCGAAAAGAAAATCGTGCTGATGAGCGGACCGTTCACCGAAGGCACCTGGTACGCGTTTGGAACAGCGCTGCTCTTCCTTATTATAGCGCTCGCGCGTAAGGACAATCCGCTGACTCCGTACGTTAAGGCGCCCCTCACGACACTCTGGCTCTCACTCTCAGACTCGATCGTGCTCGTTTCACAATATGCGGCCTATGCCGTCATGCCGGTCGTGATAAACGCGGCGCTGCGCCGAACCGGCACGCTGATCGTCGTGTTGCTGGGATGGCTGGTCTTCAAAGAGCGCGGCGTCGGCCGCAAGCTGCTCGGAAGCGCGATCATGGCGGTCGGCGCCCTCATCATTTATTTGAAAAACCTTTCGATCGAACAGGCGTTGGTGATTGCGTTTGTGGGGCTGGGCATACTCGTGCCGGTCGCGATCCGTATGCGCAACGTTACGCCGCCGCCGGAGGAGATGGCCGGAGCGTGA
- a CDS encoding dihydrodipicolinate synthase family protein, whose protein sequence is MFNGAIAFPVTPFQSDGSVDIAGVRSNLEMIASSGVASIVAPSGTGELFSLTEAECSAITKASVEAANKRKPVIASVGFGPRAASELARSAEANGADGILVLPPYYQNPDADGLFNYYMQIARSTPLPFAVYARDAAYFTPDLVERLAKDAPTFAAFKDGRGDIRTFMRIREYVIDRLGPGRLAWLGGVGDDLLAPYAAAGAEGFTSSMACFWPEIAAELWSTVKNDRARFQEIHRTAIRPFYELRARKRGYEVSVMKAATEILGYAAGPPRPPITAVSRSEYEEIRDLLKKLNVPTMKSRGALA, encoded by the coding sequence ATGTTCAACGGTGCCATCGCTTTCCCGGTTACGCCGTTCCAATCCGACGGCAGCGTGGATATTGCCGGCGTTCGATCGAATTTAGAGATGATCGCGTCCAGCGGTGTCGCGTCAATCGTCGCTCCGAGCGGAACGGGCGAATTGTTTTCGCTCACGGAAGCCGAGTGCTCCGCAATTACGAAAGCCTCGGTCGAGGCCGCTAACAAACGCAAGCCCGTGATCGCCTCCGTTGGATTCGGGCCGCGCGCGGCGTCGGAACTCGCCAGGAGTGCCGAGGCGAACGGAGCCGACGGCATACTTGTCCTACCGCCGTACTACCAAAACCCCGATGCAGATGGCCTCTTCAATTATTACATGCAGATTGCACGTTCCACGCCGCTGCCGTTCGCAGTGTATGCGCGCGACGCCGCGTACTTTACGCCCGACCTCGTCGAGCGTCTTGCCAAAGATGCGCCGACCTTCGCTGCCTTCAAGGACGGCCGCGGCGATATCCGCACATTCATGCGCATCCGCGAATATGTCATCGACCGGTTAGGCCCCGGTCGCCTGGCGTGGCTGGGAGGCGTCGGTGACGATTTGCTCGCGCCGTACGCGGCAGCCGGCGCCGAGGGCTTCACATCGTCGATGGCGTGTTTCTGGCCGGAGATCGCGGCCGAGCTGTGGTCGACCGTGAAGAATGACCGCGCGCGCTTTCAAGAAATACATCGAACGGCAATCCGGCCGTTTTACGAGTTGCGCGCGCGCAAGCGCGGCTATGAAGTCTCCGTAATGAAGGCAGCAACGGAGATCCTAGGGTACGCGGCCGGACCGCCGCGTCCGCCCATCACGGCCGTATCACGTTCGGAGTACGAAGAGATCCGCGATCTGCTGAAAAAACTCAACGTCCCTACGATGAAGTCTCGCGGCGCGCTCGCTTGA